In Peptococcaceae bacterium, one DNA window encodes the following:
- a CDS encoding TRAP transporter large permease, whose product MAAVLIIGIVVFTLLGVPIGYVLGISSMLALMYQGNLPLIVIPQKIFTGIDSFPILAIPFFILAGNLMTVGGINKKIIAFANSIAGWITGSLAIVTVVASMFFAAISGSAVATVSAVGGLTIPAMKKEGYSAPFAGAVASSAAVCGPIIPPSIPLIVYGAALGMSISDLFIGALLPGILLGIILCATAYIISKKHGFPRHDRASASQIIKTAKEGLWALIMPLVILGGIFGGVFTPTEASVVAVVYALIVGFFVYKDLKPKDLHGILVDAAIGTSVIMIILATSKVSSWIVVTSHLPDLISGGILDFTSGRVGVLLLVNLILLVVGCLMEANAAIVILTPVLVPLVAKVGMTPLHFGVVMTFNLCLGLLTPPVGASILIGNDIAQEKMERTVAAAVPFFLVGLVILALITFIPALVTYLPNILF is encoded by the coding sequence ATGGCGGCGGTATTAATCATAGGAATAGTCGTTTTTACTCTCCTCGGAGTTCCCATCGGCTATGTTTTGGGGATTTCTTCCATGCTGGCCCTCATGTATCAAGGAAATTTGCCCTTGATAGTAATCCCCCAGAAGATCTTCACCGGGATAGACTCGTTTCCCATTCTGGCCATCCCCTTTTTTATCCTTGCCGGCAACCTGATGACCGTGGGCGGCATAAACAAAAAGATTATAGCTTTTGCCAACTCCATCGCCGGCTGGATCACAGGGAGCCTTGCCATTGTGACCGTGGTCGCCTCGATGTTCTTTGCCGCAATTTCCGGTTCGGCGGTGGCGACGGTTTCCGCCGTCGGCGGGCTTACCATCCCCGCGATGAAAAAAGAAGGATACAGCGCTCCTTTTGCTGGAGCCGTGGCTTCTTCCGCCGCGGTGTGCGGACCCATTATCCCGCCCAGCATCCCATTGATCGTGTACGGCGCCGCTCTTGGGATGTCGATCAGCGACCTGTTTATAGGCGCATTATTGCCCGGGATACTGCTTGGGATTATTTTATGCGCCACAGCCTACATTATATCGAAAAAACACGGATTCCCAAGGCATGACCGGGCTTCCGCCTCTCAAATAATCAAAACGGCAAAGGAAGGCCTTTGGGCGCTGATTATGCCGCTGGTCATCCTGGGAGGTATTTTTGGCGGCGTTTTTACCCCCACCGAAGCGTCGGTGGTAGCGGTGGTCTATGCCTTAATCGTCGGTTTTTTTGTTTATAAAGACCTGAAACCAAAAGACTTGCATGGAATTTTGGTTGATGCGGCCATCGGCACTTCGGTAATCATGATTATCCTGGCCACCTCAAAGGTCTCCAGCTGGATTGTGGTTACTTCACATTTGCCCGATCTGATTTCAGGCGGCATCCTGGACTTTACCAGCGGCAGAGTGGGCGTATTACTGCTGGTCAACCTGATTCTCCTGGTGGTGGGCTGCCTGATGGAGGCCAACGCGGCCATCGTAATTCTGACCCCTGTACTCGTGCCGTTAGTGGCAAAAGTAGGCATGACACCGCTGCACTTCGGAGTAGTCATGACCTTTAATCTGTGTTTGGGTCTCCTGACGCCTCCCGTGGGAGCAAGTATTCTGATCGGGAATGACATTGCCCAGGAAAAGATGGAAAGAACGGTTGCGGCCGCAGTGCCTTTCTTCCTGGTGGGCCTCGTTATTTTGGCCCTGATCACCTTCATTCCGGCATTGGTAACATACCTGCCTAATATTTTATTCTGA
- a CDS encoding TRAP transporter small permease gives MKKKIRLMLDMIDRYAMVLLSLLFTVMVVSIFLQVVMRYVFHSGNAWAEELARYSFAWLVMIGSAIAVRRGRHMRIDFLINLFPPVFKKTVEAVLNVLLALFLVVMTLYGIRLVLLTQRQLSTGLGIPMAYAYLAIPTGGVLMLVYLLETMFNDFCGNILRGDE, from the coding sequence ATGAAGAAAAAAATACGGTTAATGCTCGACATGATTGACAGGTACGCAATGGTTTTGCTGTCGCTGTTATTTACGGTGATGGTTGTTTCTATCTTTTTGCAGGTAGTGATGAGGTATGTGTTTCATTCCGGGAACGCCTGGGCGGAAGAATTGGCGAGGTATTCCTTCGCCTGGCTGGTCATGATCGGTTCGGCCATCGCAGTAAGAAGAGGCAGGCACATGAGGATAGATTTTCTGATAAATCTGTTCCCGCCTGTATTTAAAAAAACCGTTGAAGCGGTTTTAAACGTTTTATTGGCGTTGTTTCTTGTGGTAATGACCTTATACGGAATCAGGCTGGTTTTATTGACGCAAAGGCAGCTTTCAACAGGTTTGGGTATTCCAATGGCCTATGCTTATCTGGCGATCCCGACCGGCGGCGTCTTAATGCTGGTCTATTTGCTTGAGACGATGTTTAACGATTTTTGCGGCAACATATTGAGGGGGGATGAATAA
- a CDS encoding VOC family protein yields the protein MEGILGLHHVALHTRNTERSINFYSMLGAKMIDQTVTYVANKPGHYWKLTLLELNGFVIELKEPSFPEQMILSDDGYFNHICLKVNNIEIVVKQLQEKGVNTFIEPIFRDHSIYSPGGLRNSFFRGPDGEQIELIEYK from the coding sequence ATGGAAGGTATTCTTGGATTACATCATGTAGCTTTGCATACTAGAAATACAGAAAGATCAATCAACTTTTATTCTATGCTGGGAGCTAAAATGATTGACCAAACCGTTACTTATGTTGCTAATAAGCCGGGACATTATTGGAAATTGACTTTACTTGAATTAAATGGTTTTGTTATTGAGTTAAAAGAGCCAAGTTTTCCTGAACAAATGATACTTTCTGATGATGGATATTTTAATCATATATGTCTAAAAGTAAATAATATAGAAATAGTTGTTAAACAGTTACAGGAAAAAGGAGTTAATACATTTATTGAACCTATTTTTAGAGATCATAGTATATATAGCCCTGGTGGTTTGAGAAACTCATTTTTTAGAGGACCTGATGGAGAGCAAATTGAATTAATTGAATATAAATAG